The window GTGGTGGCGGAGGTCGTCGAGCGCGGCGTCCGTGGTCGCGATGGCCTCGATGTTGAAGCGGTCGTAGAGGGCGCGCGGCCGCATCTCGGGCCGGCCGAGCGCCTCGGCGATGCGGTCGTAGAGCCGGTCCGCGTTGTTCTCCGTCAGCCGCTCGTCGATGCCGAACACGGCTTGGAGCGCGTGCTCGAACCACAGGCGCGTCGGCGTGCCGCGGAACAGCGGGTAATGGGCTGCGAAGAGGCGCCAGATCGCCCGGCCGTCCGCCTCGGTCGGGCCGCCGTCGCGCCGCGGCACGCCGAGCGCCTCGAGCGGCACACCCTGCGAATACAGCATGCGGAACACGTAGTGGTCCGGCACGACGAAGAGCTGCGCCGGGTCCGGGAAGGGCCGATCCTCGGCGTACCAGGCGGGATCGGTGTGACCGTGCGGGGATAGGATCGGCAGGCCCGCCACAGCGCCGTACAGGCGCCGCGCGATGCCGCGCGTCGCGGGATCGGCGGGGAACAGCCTGTCGGGATGGAGGGCCATGGGGCGTTTCCGATGCGGGCCCTGCACGACCCGCTTGGCCACACTGAACAACTGATATATTAGTATGTCAATGGGGGAGGGCGATGGACGGAACGGCACTCGGAGCGGGAGCGCCCGCGCGCGGTCGTCGGCCGGCGGCCGGCCGCGCCGCGTCGGCGGCGGGCGGCCCGAGGACGGCCGCGGGCGCCATCGCGGCCGCGCTGCGGGACGACATCGTCGGCATGGTGCTGCTGCCGCGCACGCCCCTGCGCGACGCCGTGCTGTGCGAGCGCTTCGGCACCAGCCGCACGCCGGTGCGCGAGGCGCTGATCCGGCTCGGCGAGGAGGGGCTCGTCGACATCCTGCCGCAGTCCGGCACCTTCGTGTCGCGCATCCCCGTCGAGGCCATCCCCGAGGCCGTGCTGGTGCGCCAGGCGCTGGAGGGCGTGACCGTGGAGGCCGCGGCGGCGCGCGGGCGCGCGGGCGCGACGGCGCGGCTCGACGAGGCGATCGCGTCCCAGCGGGAACTGGCCCTGCGCGGCGACACCCGGAGCTTCCACGACGCCGACGAGGCCTTTCACGAGGCGATCGCGGGGCTGGCGGGGCTGCCCAACGTGTGGCGGCTGCTGCGGCAGGTGAAGGTGCAGATCGACCGCGCCCGCCGCCTCACCCTGCCGGCGCTGGGGCGCATGGACCAGGTCGTCGCCGAACACGCGGCCATCCGCGACGCCGTCGCGGGCGGCGACGTCGCGGCCGCGCGCGCCGCCATGACGGCGCATCTCGGCGTGGTGGTGCCCGACGTCGCGCGCCTGCGCGAGGTCCACCCCGACTACTTCACCTGAAGGAGATCCCCATGCGGCAGGGTTGGAGATGGTACGGGCCGGACGCCTACGTGTCGCTCGACGACGTGCGCCAGGCCGGCGCGACCGACGTCGTGTCGGCGCTGCACCAGGTCCCGATCGGCGCGGCCTGGACGCGCGAGGCCGTGGCGGAGCGCAAGAACCTCGTCGAGACGACGCCGCCCGGCCGCACGCCGCTGCGCTGGTCCTGCGTCGAGAGCATCCCGATCCCCGACGCCGTGAAGCGCCGCGGCGGCGCGGCCCGCGCGGAGATCGCGGCCTGGATCGCGTCGCTGGAGGCCGTCGCCGGCTGCGACATCCGCACGGTCTGCTACAACTTCATGCCGGTGGTCGACTGGACGCGCACCGACATCGACCACGTGCTGCCGACCGGCGCCACCGCGATGCGCTTCGACCAGGACCGTTTCGCCGCCTTCGACCTCCACATCCTGCGCCGCCCCGGCGCCGAGGCCGACTATTCGGACGCGGACCGCTCGCGCGCGGCCTCGACCTTCGAGGCCATGGGCGACGCGGCCGTGGCCGAGATCACCCGCACCATCGCGTCCGCGCTGCCGGGCTCCACCACCGAGCCCATGACGGTCGAGGGCTTCCGCGACAAGCTCGACCAATACCGCGACATCGACGCGCCCCGGCTCCGCCGGCACCTGATCGAGTTCCTCGAGGCCGTGACGCCGGCCGCGGAAGCGCGCGGCGTGACGCTGACGCTGCACCCGGACGACCCGCCGCGCCCGCTGTTTGGCCTGCCCCGCATCGCCTCGACGGGCGACGACTACGCGGCGCTGTTCGAGGCCGTGCCGTCGCGGGCCAACGGCATGTGCTTCTGCACGGGCTCGCTCGGCGTGCGCCCCGACAACGATCTTGCGGCCATCGCGCGGCGCTTCGCGGGCCGCATCGGCTTCGTGCACCTGCGCGCCACGAAGCGCGAGGCTGACCCGCGGAGCTTCCACGAGTCGGACCACCTCGGCGGCGACGTTGACATGGTGGCGGTGCTGCGCGAGCTCGTGGCGATCGACGCCAAGCGCCCCGCCGCCGGCACGCTGCTGTTCCGCCCCGACCACGGCCACCGCATGCTGGACGACCTCGGCAAGGCCGTGAGCCCCGGCTACCCGGCGATCGGCCGCCTCAAGGGCCTCGCCGAGCTGCGCGGCATCCTCCACGCGCTGGGGGCGCCGCCGCAGGTGTGACCCTTGTGGGACAGGATGTCGTGGCTGTCCCCGACACCCTCATCCGCTCATCCCCGCGAATGCGGGGATCCAGCGCCAGAAGACGGCCGCAGGCCGACGACACCGGAACGCGATCGTTCGATCGCTCGCGAAGCTGATCGGATCGGCCTTCGGCCGAGCATCTTGCGCTGGATCCCCGCCTGCGCGGGGATGAGTGGGAGGCGGGCGTCCCCTCACGGGTACAGCCGCTGCTTCGTCCAGGCCCCCTCGGCGCCTTCGCGGCGGAACACGATGCGGTCGTGGAGGCGGTTGTCGCGGTCGGCCCAGAACTCGATCTGGTAGGGCTTCACGCGGAAGCCGTGCCAGTAGCGGGGGCGGGGGATCGGCCGGCCGCGGTATTCCTCCTCCAGCGCGGCCACGCGGTCCTCCAGCGTGGCGCGGCTGTCGAGCGGGCGGGACTGCTGGCTCGCGATGGCGCCGAGCCGCGAGCGCGGGTGGCGGCTGTCGAAATAGCTGTCCGACTCGGCGTCCGACACGGCCTCGACCGCGCCCCTCACCCTGATCTGCCGGTTGAGGCTCTTCCAGTAGAGCACGAAGGCGGCCTGCATGTTGGCCTTGAGTTCCTCGCCCTTGGCGCTCTCGGCGTTCGTGTAGAAGGTGAAGCCGCGCGCGTCCTTGCCCTTCAGCAGCACGGTGCGGACGTCGGGCCGCCCGTCGCGGTCCACGGTCGCGAGCTGGATCGCGTTGGGGTCGCGCGGCTCGCTCGCCGAAGCCTCGGCCATCCAGGTGTCGAACAGCGCGTCGGGGTCGTCGGACAGGGTGAAGTCACCCGCGTTTAACGCATTCACGCTTAAGTCCTCTCGTGTCGGGTTGCGTGGGGGCGGGACGGTGAAGCGAAGGGTGCGTTGCCGCCACGAGGCCCCCGCTGCCGATCTAGGCCGCGGCTCCGCCCCCGGCAACGCCGCGCGGCAGGTCGCCCGAACGGCCCTGCGCGGCGCGGCCCTGGCGCTCATCGGCGCCTGGACGGCGGGCTGCTCCGTGGCGGTGCCGATCCCGGGCCTCAGGTCCGACACGGACACCGTCGGCTCGATCGACCGCACCGCGGCGATGCTGGCCCCGCTGCTCGACCGAGAGGACCTCCGCCGTGCGCGGGCCGCCATGGCGGTGACGCTCGATCCCCAGGGCAACGGCACGCTCGCGGTCTGGCAGAACCCGCAGACCCGCGCCCACGGCAGCTTCGCCGCCGCGGCGGCGCCCTACACCGACCACGACCGCGTGTGCCGCCGCTTCTCCGGCGAGGTCGTCGCGGCCGGGCACCCCGCCCGGTCCCTGTCGGGCGCGGCCTGCCGCGAGGGCGACGGCACCTGGCAGGTGCTGGCTTCCGCGGACACCGCCGCTTAGGACTGTCGGAGCGGCTTGCTGCCGCGGGGTCTGGACACCATTTCCGGGCCGAGTTCATCCGCGCGCCCCGCCGTGCGCGCCCGACACGAGTTTGAGATGCGCGATCCCTACACGGTCCTCGGCGTTTCCAAGTCGGCCGACGCCGCCGAGGTCAAGAAGGCGTTCCGCAAGCTCGCCAAGAAGTATCACCCGGACCAGAGCAAGGAACCCAAGGCCAAGGAGCGGTTCACCGAGGTGAACAGCGCCTACGAGATCCTGGGGGACGAGGCCAAGCGCAAGCAGTTCGACGCCGGCGAGATCGATGCCGAGGGCAAGCCGCGCTACGCCGGATTCGCCGGGGCCGGCGCGGGCGGGCCGGGCGGCTTCGATTTCAGCGACTTCGGCGGCGGCGGGGGCGGCTCGCCCTTCGGCCGGGGCGGCGCGCGCTCCGCGGGCTTCGACCCCTCCGACCTGTTCGACATGCTGAACGGCGGCATGCGCGGCGGCCGCCGGGCCGCCCAGCAGCCCACGCGTGGCGAGGACGTGACGGCCGCTGTGTCGGTGCCCCTGGAGGATGCCGTGAAGGGTGGCACGGCGCGCGTCACGCTGCCGACCGGCCGCACCCTCGAGGTCAGGATCCCGGCCGGCGTCGAGGAGGGCAAGGCCATCCGCCTCAAGGGGCAGGGCCACGACAGCCCGACCGGCGGCCCGTCCGGCGACGCCCTGGTCACGGTGCGCTACGCCCCCCACAAGCTGTTCCACGTCGAGGGGCGCGACCTCCGGCTCGACCTGCCCGTGACGCTCTACGAGGCGGTGCTCGGCGGCACCGTGCCGGTCGCGACGCTCGACGGCGCGGTCGAGATCACCCTGCCGCCGGGCGCCAACAAGGGCCGCACGCTGCGGCTGCGCGGCAAGGGCCTGCCCGGCCCGAGCGGCGCCGGCGACCTCCTGGTGACGCCGCGCGTGGCCCTGCCGGAGCGCGCCGACCCCGAGCTCGAAGCGCTGGCCAGGCGCTGGCGCGACGAGCACCCCTACGACCCGCGGGCCGGCAAGGCGTGACGCGGGGCGCCACTCCGTCCGAGTCGCCGGAGGGCGGAGCCTCACCGGTGCCGAAGCCCCCGGACCGACGCACCTCCCTCGACGGTGTCACGCCGCGCGGAGCGAAGCGGAGACTTTGAGTCCAGGCGGCCGGAGCCGGTGACGACGAGGCCGGACCTGGGAGGCAGACGCGGGCTCAGGCCGCCGGGCGCTGCGCCCGCCGCGTCGGGCGCGCGGGGCGCTGCTCGGCCGGTGCGTCGGGGTCCAGCGCCGGCAGGGCGTCGATGACGCGCTCGGGCGGCAGGATCACGATCACCTCCGTGCCCTCGCGCACCCGCGACTTGATCGTGAACGAGCCGTCGTGGAGCTCCACCAGCCCCTTGACGATCGGCAGCCCCAGGCCCGAGCCCTCCTCGGCGTTCTTCTGCGCCAGCGTGCCCCGCCCGAAGGACGACATCACGATGGGGATCTCCGCCTCGGGGATGCCGGGGCCGGTGTCGCGGATGGCGAAGTACTGGCCGCCCTGCGCGGTCCAGCCCACCTTGATCGTCACGGTGCCGCCCTGGGGCGTGAACTTGATGGCGTTGGACAGGAGGTTCAGCACCACCTGCCGCATGGCGCGCTCGTCGGCCCAGATCGGCGGCAGGCTCGGCTCGATCATCTCGGTGACGGTGATCTCGCGCTTGGAGGCGCGCAGCATCAGGAGGTGCTGGCAGTCCTCGGCGATCAGGGCCAGCGAGGTCGGCTCCTCCTTCAGCTCGTAGCGGCCGGCCTCGACGCGCGACAGGTCGAGAATCTCGTTGATCAGCATCAAGAGGTGCTGGCCGCTGGAATGAATGTCCGCCGAATAGTCCCGGTAGACCGGCACGCTGTGCTGGCCGAACAGCTCGCCCTTCATCACCTCCGAGAAGCCCAGGATGGCGTTGAGCGGCGTGCGCAACTCGTGGCTCATCGTGGCGAGGAAGCGGCTCTTGGCGAGGCTGGCCTCCTCGGCCCGCCGGCGGGCCTCGTCGGAGTTGAGCTTGGCCTGTTCCAGCTCGACGATCAGGGCGTCCTTCTCGGCCTGGAACGACAGGGTGGCGAGCGTGGTCGCGTAGAGGCGCCGCGCCAGCAGCACGAAGGACAGCTGCGCGACGCCCGCCACCGCCAGCACGGGCAGGTACTGGTATCCCACAGCCGGGCGCGCGTAGAGGGCGATGCCGGCCGTCATGGGGATGAGACCGGCGTAGACGGCGGCCGGCACGGGCGCCGAGATCATCGCGGTGAGGGCGCCCACGAGCAGCAGGACGAAGAGCACGAAGGTCTGCGCGGCCGGGTCGTGGGCGCCGAGCACGAGGAACACGCAGGATCCCCAGGCCATGCCGCCCAGCGCTTCGGCGAGCACGAAGCCGCGCGTCCAGGCCCGCACGCGGGTGTGGCCCTGCGCGGCGCCGTGCGCGTGGCCCTGCGGCTGGCGGAGGAACAGCCGCGCCGACACGGCCACGACGAGCACGGCCAGCAGGGTGCCGCCGAGCCAGGCCGCGACCGCGAGCGGAGGCACCCACAGCGACAGCACGCCCGCGGTGGCGGCGGCCAGCACGGCCTCGGCCGCGGTGGCGCCGCGGCGGCCGCTCGCGAACAGGCGCACGAGTTCGAGGTCGAAGGCATGGCGGCCGGTGCCCGACGAGGTGAGCTTCTCCCGGGCTTCCCGCATGCGGGACGCCGTGCGCCGGCGCTGCTGGGACGCATCACCGTCGGAGCCGCGGCCGCGCTCGATCATCTCCGCGGTCACCTCGTCCATGGATCAGCACACTCACCGACGCTATAGGCCCATCGACACGATGGGCCGGAAACCTTAATGGAGGACCTACGGCCGCCTCGCGGCGACCCGCCCCAACCGCGCCCGCGCCGTGTTGCCCGTGTGGCGGAGCGTCAGGTCCCGGCGGCAAGTCGCGGTCTTATCCACAGTTTTCGCCATGATCCCCGACAGCGACCCGCCCGAGTTCGCCCGCCTCACGGGGGCGATGCGGCGCTGCCGGATCTGCGTCGAGCGCCCGCGCATCGCGCCCCTGCCGCACGAGCCGCGCCCGATCTTCCAGGTGGCCGCCGACGTCCGCCTCGTCGTCGCCAGCCAGGCGCCGGGCATCCGCGCGCACGTGAGCGGCGTGCCGTTCCAGGACCCGTCGGGCGTGCGGCTCCGGCAGTGGATGGAGCTCGACGAGGCCCGCTTCTACGACCCCCACCGCGTCGCCATCCTGCCGATGGGATTCTGCTTCCCCGGCCACGATGCCGCCAAGGGGGACCTGCCGCCCCGGCCCGAATGCCGGCCGGCCTGGCACGACGAGGTCTTCGCCGCCCTGCCGGCGGTCGAGACCGTGCTGGCGATCGGGCTCCACGCGATCCGCTATCACGCGCCGCGGCTCGGCGTGCCGCGGCCGGCCGGGCAGGGGCTCGGCGAGACGGTGGCGGATTGGCGCCGCTACTTCGAGCGCCCCGCGCCGCGCATGCTGCCGCTGCCCCACCCTTCCTGGCGCAACAGCGCCTGGCTGAAGCGGAACCCCTGGTTCGAGGCCGAGCTTCTGCCCGTCCTGCGCGCCGAGGTGCGGCGGCTGGTGTGACGGGCCGCGGCCGCGTTCAGCCCCGGTTCAACGCGGCGGATCCGTCATGGACCCCGGATTTCGAGCGAGGATGTCGATGCGTGCACTTCGGGCGCGATGGTTGCGGAGCGCTGCCCTGGCGATGGGCGCCGCCGCGCTGGCGGGCGGGACGGCGCTGGCGCAGCCCGCGCAGCCGGTCGCGTCGAACCGCGTCGCGCTCGTGGTCGGGGAGGGCGCCTACCGAACCGACCCGCTCCCGGCCGCGCCCGACGACGCGGGCCTCGTCGCGCAGGTGCTGGCCGGCGCCGGCTTCGACGTGACCGGCGCGCGCGACCTCGACGGCGACGCCCTGCGGCGCGCCTTCCGCGACTTCCTCGACAAGGCGGGCGCGGCGGGGCCAGACGGCATCGCGGTGGTCTACGTGGCCGGCCGCGCCGTGCAGGCGGACGGCGACGACTTCATCGTGCCGGTCGACGCGCGCCTCGCCCGCCCGGCCGACGTGCCGATCGAGGCTCTGCGCCTCGCCGACTTCACCCACGCGCTGGCGGCCCTGCCCATCCAGGCGCGGGTGGTGATCGTGGACGGCGCCTATCCGGGCGGCCCGGCGTCGAGCGCGCCCGGCCTCGCCCTGGCCGAGGCCGAGCAGGGCGAGTTGATCGCCTTCAACGCCGCGCCCGGCACGGTGGCGCCCGCCGCGACGGGGCCCTACGGCGCCTACGCGCAGGCGCTGGTCGCGGCGGTGAAGCAGGGCGGCGTGCCGGTCGGCGAGGTGTTCGACCGCGTGCGGCTGGCCGTGAACCAGGCGACCGGCGGCGCCGTCGTGCCCTGGGACTCCGACAAGCTGACGCGGAGCTTCACCTTCTTCGACCGCGCCCCGAACGCGCCCGCGGTGGGGAGCGCGCAGGTGCCTTTCGCGGCGCTGGAAAAGAGGCCGCTCGCCGGCTTCCCACCGGACCAGGCCTACGACGTCGCCGTCGCGCGCGACACGCTGCCGGCCTACACCGAGTTCCTCGCCGCCTTCCCCAACGACCCGCTGGCCCGCCGCGTGCGGCTGATCCTGGCCGTGCGGCGCGAGGCGCTGTTCTGGCGCGACGCCGTCAGCGCCAACACGCCGGGCGCCTACTGGACCTACCTCGCCCGCTACCCCAAGGGGCCGCACGCCGCCGACGCGCGCCGCCGCCTGACGCGCCTCGCCGTCGCGGCCGCGCCCCCGCCGCGCTTCGTGCCGCTCGCCTTCGACGTGCCGCCGCCCGGCCCGGACGACCTGGCCTACGACCGAGCCCCCGCCTTCGACGCGCCGGACCTGCCGCCGCCCCCGCCGCCGCCCGTGTTCCTGCTGCCGCCGCCCGTCGAGGTCGTGGTGGTGCGCCCGCCGCCGCCGCCCGGACCCGCCTTCCTGCCAGTGCCGGTGCCGGTCGCGATCCCCTACGTCCGGCC is drawn from Lichenibacterium dinghuense and contains these coding sequences:
- a CDS encoding GntR family transcriptional regulator, whose product is MDGTALGAGAPARGRRPAAGRAASAAGGPRTAAGAIAAALRDDIVGMVLLPRTPLRDAVLCERFGTSRTPVREALIRLGEEGLVDILPQSGTFVSRIPVEAIPEAVLVRQALEGVTVEAAAARGRAGATARLDEAIASQRELALRGDTRSFHDADEAFHEAIAGLAGLPNVWRLLRQVKVQIDRARRLTLPALGRMDQVVAEHAAIRDAVAGGDVAAARAAMTAHLGVVVPDVARLREVHPDYFT
- the uxuA gene encoding mannonate dehydratase, with product MRQGWRWYGPDAYVSLDDVRQAGATDVVSALHQVPIGAAWTREAVAERKNLVETTPPGRTPLRWSCVESIPIPDAVKRRGGAARAEIAAWIASLEAVAGCDIRTVCYNFMPVVDWTRTDIDHVLPTGATAMRFDQDRFAAFDLHILRRPGAEADYSDADRSRAASTFEAMGDAAVAEITRTIASALPGSTTEPMTVEGFRDKLDQYRDIDAPRLRRHLIEFLEAVTPAAEARGVTLTLHPDDPPRPLFGLPRIASTGDDYAALFEAVPSRANGMCFCTGSLGVRPDNDLAAIARRFAGRIGFVHLRATKREADPRSFHESDHLGGDVDMVAVLRELVAIDAKRPAAGTLLFRPDHGHRMLDDLGKAVSPGYPAIGRLKGLAELRGILHALGAPPQV
- the pdxH gene encoding pyridoxamine 5'-phosphate oxidase produces the protein MNALNAGDFTLSDDPDALFDTWMAEASASEPRDPNAIQLATVDRDGRPDVRTVLLKGKDARGFTFYTNAESAKGEELKANMQAAFVLYWKSLNRQIRVRGAVEAVSDAESDSYFDSRHPRSRLGAIASQQSRPLDSRATLEDRVAALEEEYRGRPIPRPRYWHGFRVKPYQIEFWADRDNRLHDRIVFRREGAEGAWTKQRLYP
- a CDS encoding RT0821/Lpp0805 family surface protein codes for the protein MRCRHEAPAADLGRGSAPGNAARQVARTALRGAALALIGAWTAGCSVAVPIPGLRSDTDTVGSIDRTAAMLAPLLDREDLRRARAAMAVTLDPQGNGTLAVWQNPQTRAHGSFAAAAAPYTDHDRVCRRFSGEVVAAGHPARSLSGAACREGDGTWQVLASADTAA
- a CDS encoding DnaJ C-terminal domain-containing protein encodes the protein MRDPYTVLGVSKSADAAEVKKAFRKLAKKYHPDQSKEPKAKERFTEVNSAYEILGDEAKRKQFDAGEIDAEGKPRYAGFAGAGAGGPGGFDFSDFGGGGGGSPFGRGGARSAGFDPSDLFDMLNGGMRGGRRAAQQPTRGEDVTAAVSVPLEDAVKGGTARVTLPTGRTLEVRIPAGVEEGKAIRLKGQGHDSPTGGPSGDALVTVRYAPHKLFHVEGRDLRLDLPVTLYEAVLGGTVPVATLDGAVEITLPPGANKGRTLRLRGKGLPGPSGAGDLLVTPRVALPERADPELEALARRWRDEHPYDPRAGKA
- a CDS encoding sensor histidine kinase yields the protein MDEVTAEMIERGRGSDGDASQQRRRTASRMREAREKLTSSGTGRHAFDLELVRLFASGRRGATAAEAVLAAATAGVLSLWVPPLAVAAWLGGTLLAVLVVAVSARLFLRQPQGHAHGAAQGHTRVRAWTRGFVLAEALGGMAWGSCVFLVLGAHDPAAQTFVLFVLLLVGALTAMISAPVPAAVYAGLIPMTAGIALYARPAVGYQYLPVLAVAGVAQLSFVLLARRLYATTLATLSFQAEKDALIVELEQAKLNSDEARRRAEEASLAKSRFLATMSHELRTPLNAILGFSEVMKGELFGQHSVPVYRDYSADIHSSGQHLLMLINEILDLSRVEAGRYELKEEPTSLALIAEDCQHLLMLRASKREITVTEMIEPSLPPIWADERAMRQVVLNLLSNAIKFTPQGGTVTIKVGWTAQGGQYFAIRDTGPGIPEAEIPIVMSSFGRGTLAQKNAEEGSGLGLPIVKGLVELHDGSFTIKSRVREGTEVIVILPPERVIDALPALDPDAPAEQRPARPTRRAQRPAA
- a CDS encoding uracil-DNA glycosylase family protein, which gives rise to MIPDSDPPEFARLTGAMRRCRICVERPRIAPLPHEPRPIFQVAADVRLVVASQAPGIRAHVSGVPFQDPSGVRLRQWMELDEARFYDPHRVAILPMGFCFPGHDAAKGDLPPRPECRPAWHDEVFAALPAVETVLAIGLHAIRYHAPRLGVPRPAGQGLGETVADWRRYFERPAPRMLPLPHPSWRNSAWLKRNPWFEAELLPVLRAEVRRLV
- a CDS encoding caspase family protein encodes the protein MRALRARWLRSAALAMGAAALAGGTALAQPAQPVASNRVALVVGEGAYRTDPLPAAPDDAGLVAQVLAGAGFDVTGARDLDGDALRRAFRDFLDKAGAAGPDGIAVVYVAGRAVQADGDDFIVPVDARLARPADVPIEALRLADFTHALAALPIQARVVIVDGAYPGGPASSAPGLALAEAEQGELIAFNAAPGTVAPAATGPYGAYAQALVAAVKQGGVPVGEVFDRVRLAVNQATGGAVVPWDSDKLTRSFTFFDRAPNAPAVGSAQVPFAALEKRPLAGFPPDQAYDVAVARDTLPAYTEFLAAFPNDPLARRVRLILAVRREALFWRDAVSANTPGAYWTYLARYPKGPHAADARRRLTRLAVAAAPPPRFVPLAFDVPPPGPDDLAYDRAPAFDAPDLPPPPPPPVFLLPPPVEVVVVRPPPPPGPAFLPVPVPVAIPYVRPPAEPGVILPPRGVPGSYARPRPYARGPNGDGLVVQAAPAPAAQAQPAPALAAPVQAPPAPTTIPVPPAGARPRPAPPVQPAPAAPSLPQPPAPVSPRAPTLPVPPSHALPVPPQPAASQPAPPASPHALPGARPPAVAPQAAEPQPPAPPTVAPVPHGAGAHPPRLEPEPPPAAPAEAAPPPVPPKPERRPGAPGEPRPRSPDLVAPAEAPPPHAAPAAQPHPPAARPRPQPDPAPRPAPERPPEPPHAAAPADAAPPARRAPDGSAPERPPATRPAPERAAGDHRPGEHPPGEHGPGGHRQGCGHPGEPPCRP